One genomic region from Calypte anna isolate BGI_N300 chromosome 8, bCalAnn1_v1.p, whole genome shotgun sequence encodes:
- the FRRS1 gene encoding LOW QUALITY PROTEIN: ferric-chelate reductase 1 (The sequence of the model RefSeq protein was modified relative to this genomic sequence to represent the inferred CDS: inserted 1 base in 1 codon; deleted 2 bases in 2 codons): protein MKLSGLVLAVWIFICFHVSVDGYPSGKVRQACSSMIPCHGSSPQPSPEHTITVNGTEFKPGDIIEVHLSGPDFEGFFIQARDAEHLDSPAVGSFVLADRRLSQLLTCGRTKNSAVSHTNKAKKKYVKVYWISPGDTPKHIQFLATVVKKYKTFWVKIPGPIISQPNAPSPAAPLHATSEAILTSHPVSYLSKPFNASGCGRMKFCIRNPSNCDPESCSCFYLSFQQEKSSVLIEMSGPSEGYLAFALSHDQWMGGDDAYLCIKEAHSVHVSTAYLKGRSPPVLDSENVLEDVSWRLADGVLQCSFRRSIRLSAYKGRFNLDSSYYIFVADGEASEGGLIYKHHHQPLITNGVYNVTGLPQDIGGSRSPQLLKIHGALMFVAWITTVSIGVIVARFFRPVWSHSFLFGKELWFQVHRVLMLTTVMLTSVSFVLPFIYRGGWESTSRFHPYVGCTVLALTILQPLTAGFRPPRHVPRRQLFNWFHWSTGTTARILAVVTIFLGMDLSALDLPDPWDTYTMIGFVAWHVSIDVVLEIHSYRLVCKVEVIEDDRVQILQSXTSAESEGRLFKQIVLNCLCLWKYISLIAFLAAINQI, encoded by the exons ATGAAGCTGTCTGGCCTTGTGTTGgctgtttggatttttatttgcttccatGTGTCTGTGGATGGTTATCCAAGTGGAAAAGTAAGGCAAGCCTGCTCTAGCATGATACCCTGTCATGGTAGCTCTCCACAGCCATCACCTGAGCACACCATTACAGTGAATGGGACTGAATTTAAACCAGGGGACATCATAGAAG ttCATCTGTCTGGACCAGATTTTGAAGGATTCTTCATACAAGCCCGGGATGCAGAACACCTGGATAGCCCTGCAGTTGGTTCCTTTGTGTTAGCTGACCGCAGACTTTCTCAGCTTCTGACATGTGGCCGTACCAAG aaTTCAGCAGTCAGTCacacaaataaagcaaaaaagaaatacgTGAAAGTTTATTGGATTTCTCCTGGAGACACACCAAAACACATACAGTTTCT AGCCACAGTTGTGAAGAAATACAAGACTTTCTGGGTGAAGATTCCTGGTCCCATTATTTCTCAGCCTAATGCAccaagcccagcagcacccttgCATGCAACATCAGAGGCTATATTGACTTCCCACCCAGTTTCCTACTTATCAAAGCCA TTTAATGCATCAGGGTGTGGAAGGATGAAATTCTGCATTAGGAATCCTTCAAACTGTGATCCTGAAAGTTGTTCTTGTTTTTATCTATCCTTCCAACAAGAGAAGAGTTCAGTATTAATTGAAATGAGTGGTCCAAGTGAAGGATATTTAGCATTTGCATTGTCCCATGACCAGTGGATG GGTGGTGATGATGCATATCTGTGCATTAAGGAGGCTCACAGTGTTCATGTAAGCACTGCCTATCTGAAGGGGCGAAGTCCTCCTGTTTTGGATTCAGAA AATGTCCTTGAAGATGTGTCATGGAGGCTTGCGGATGGTGTTCTTCAATGTTCTTTCAGAAGGAGTATTCGTCTTTCTGCTTATAAAGGGAGATTTAATTTGGATTCCAGTTACTACATCTTTGTGGCAGATGGGGAAGCCAGTGAAG GTGGATTAATATACAAACATCATCATCAGCCTCTGATCACCAATGGAGTGTACAATGTCACGGGCCTTCCTCAAGACATTGGAGGTTCCAGGTCCCCACAGCTTCTCAAGATTCATG GAGCACTAATGTTTGTTGCTTGGATTACTACAGTTAGCATTGGTGTTATTGTTGCACGATTCTTCAGACCTGTCTGGTCTCACTCATTCCTGTTTGGAAAGGAGTTATGGTTTCAG GTGCATCGTGTTCTTATGTTGACC ACAGTCATGCTTACAAGTGTTTCTTTTGTGTTGCCTTTTATATATCGAGGAGGTTGGGAGTCAA CAAGCAGGTTTCATCCCTATGTTGGCTGTACTGTG TTGGCTCTTACAATCCTTCAACCACTTACGGCAGGTTTCAGACCCCCTCGTCATGTTCCAAG GAGGCAGTTGTTTAACTGGTTTCACTGGAGTACCGGTACCACAGCTAGAATACTAGCTG TGGTGACTATTTTCTTGGGAATGGATCTATCAGCACTTGACCTACCAGACCCATGGGACACCTATACAATGATTGGGTTTGTAGCTTGGCATGTCAGTATTGATGTTGTTCTGGAAATACACAGCTACCGTCTTGTATGTAAAG TTGAAGTGATCGAGGATGACAGAGTACAGATACTGCAGT TCACATCTGCAGAATCAGAG GGTCGTCTGTTTAAACAGATTGTGCTAAACTGTCTATGTCTGTGGAAATATATTTCGCTCATTGCCTTCCTGGCAGCAATCAACCAAATATGA